In Amycolatopsis sp. EV170708-02-1, the following are encoded in one genomic region:
- a CDS encoding TetR/AcrR family transcriptional regulator C-terminal domain-containing protein, translating into MPRQFGLHFRNKDELLLALVNASHEEELANTPPPADDWANDLMQIAIHTHDAFLRHPRVGALSAARTARRENEFRTVERKLDCMRRAGLNDTDAARYHRVFADAVLSYSAMDASLAALPPDVREADLRAWQTDYLTLPADRYPNIARVAPRFVGLDDPQNFVTAVQLLIEQIRARVEARRALPGRIE; encoded by the coding sequence GTGCCACGTCAGTTCGGCCTTCATTTCCGGAACAAGGACGAACTGCTGCTCGCTCTCGTCAACGCCTCGCACGAAGAGGAACTGGCGAACACCCCGCCGCCCGCCGACGACTGGGCGAACGACCTCATGCAGATCGCGATCCACACGCACGACGCGTTTCTCCGCCATCCCCGCGTCGGGGCCCTCTCGGCGGCACGTACCGCGCGCCGGGAGAACGAATTCCGTACCGTCGAACGCAAACTCGACTGCATGCGCCGGGCCGGGCTGAACGACACCGACGCGGCCCGGTACCACCGGGTCTTCGCCGACGCCGTGCTGTCCTACAGCGCCATGGACGCCAGCCTGGCCGCGCTGCCCCCGGATGTCCGGGAAGCGGACCTGCGCGCCTGGCAGACGGACTACCTGACCCTGCCTGCTGACCGCTATCCCAACATCGCTCGGGTCGCCCCGCGGTTCGTCGGGCTCGACGACCCGCAGAATTTCGTGACGGCCGTCCAGCTGCTCATCGAACAGATTCGGGCGAGAGTCGAAGCAAGGCGAGCGCTTCCCGGGCGAATCGAGTAG
- a CDS encoding amidohydrolase family protein, which yields MQPSTATSPGPTTPTTGRPASAANAPTEPGGVPVVLGSDWPVAQFDRRRVLAAARLCRPPGEPDVPPVRPRQGLTPLMALEGYTRLAAAAADRTGTITAGAAADLTAFALAPLRADPDELADAPIALTVVAGAVVHRTCPTRFAREALALLRLSPESVR from the coding sequence ATGCAGCCATCCACTGCCACTTCACCAGGGCCGACCACACCGACAACTGGTCGTCCCGCCTCGGCCGCGAACGCGCCGACCGAGCCCGGCGGAGTCCCCGTCGTCCTGGGCTCCGACTGGCCGGTCGCCCAGTTCGACCGGCGCCGGGTCCTCGCCGCGGCCCGGCTGTGCCGTCCGCCGGGCGAGCCCGACGTCCCACCCGTGCGACCGCGGCAGGGACTCACCCCGCTGATGGCGCTCGAGGGCTACACCCGCCTCGCCGCCGCGGCCGCCGACCGCACCGGCACGATCACCGCCGGAGCGGCGGCCGACCTCACGGCCTTCGCGCTCGCCCCCCTGCGCGCCGATCCCGACGAACTGGCCGACGCGCCCATCGCCCTCACCGTGGTGGCAGGTGCGGTGGTACACCGCACCTGCCCTACTCGATTCGCCCGGGAAGCGCTCGCCTTGCTTCGACTCTCGCCCGAATCTGTTCGATGA